agtattattaatttaaaggatataaaatgttttatagaGAAATTGGtaattgtttgtttatttattttttctagaaaaataaaggtaaTGAGTCATCTAGTGATGAAGAAGTGGAACCTAAAGCACGTGGAAGtaggaataaattaaaaaatttcagtGCATCTGAAACAGATAGTGAAACTGAATCAGATTCCGAGTCAGAAACAGAGGTAATTAAAacttatttacaaatttaattttcgttaATACAAATGTACTTTACAAAATatctttatgtatttattttatatttttagggTAAGGCAAAAGGAGTTGAGAATTTAATTCAAGTGGAAAATCCAAACAGAGTacaaaagaaagcaaaaaagttATCACAACTTAATCAATCATTAGACTCTGCAAAGCCCGAGTTATCgcggaaagaaaagtaaacaaCTTTGCAATTTTCGTTTGAATATtgctatttttcttgtttagattttaatttacaattgATTTAGGGTAAAAaggatttagaaaataattaaaacaatatttataaatatttttaatttcagagAACAATTAGAAAAGCAGAGGGCCTATGCAAATTATCAGAAATTGCATGCCGCAGGAAAAACTGATGAAGCTCGAGCAGATTTAGCACGATTAGCAATAATTAAGCAGCAGCGAGAAGAGGCTgcaaaacgaagagaagatgagaagaaacaaaaagaattagcacaacaaaagaaaactgaaTTGACACAAAAGGCACTGGGTAAAAGAACCtagattattaaaatcattcaaATTAAGTTACATCACTATCTACATGTTATATTGTGCTAATTTCCTATACAATTGAAATCCTACTTTCATATTATTGAAATTGGactaaatgaatttaaataaatatgtactcTGAGTATTTGATGAGTATGTcctaaattgtataaatacagttattataataatatttgaaattaattgttgTCTTTTTATAActgtaatatttttccatttacaatatatacagacacatacatatatattcagcagaatattatatgatatcaTTTTGagtatgttattttttctagaaaaaagaaaagaatccaACATGtcaaatcttttatatttttaaatttattgttttttttttaatagtcaTAAATATAACGGTATCATATAAAACTTTCGGATAAAAAAAGTGTAAGTACCAGTTATAAAGAACTTATAATTCAAAaaacaaagtttttttttttatttgagaagtttgacaaatatattaatatagttAATTAGGTTAAATgttcaattaaaagaaagaattattagaaagaaatttaaaatggCATTTAACTGGGCAGAAGGAgagacaataaaattattaattctgtATGGACAATATGATTGTTTAAAATATCCATTTGatgataattttgataaaaaaatgtatagatataaagCATATAAACATATAGTAGATGCCATGAATATACCTTCTTTAACAATATATGATTGCATTACAAAAATAGAGGATCTAAAAAAGCAATATTGTTAtgaattatcaaaaattgcTGTTGCTATATTATGTGGAAAATTGTATGAATCccaaacaaaatattttaaattaatgcaCAATCTATTTTTCCCATTTGTTAACTGTGaccaaaaagtaaatattacaCAAAATTGATGTCTCtcgcgcgtatgtgtgtgtgtgtgtgtgtgtatgatgtatgtatgtatgtatgtatatatgatgtatgtatatatgatgtatgtatgtatgatgtatgtatatatgatgtatgtatgtatgtatgatgtatgtatgtatgtatgatgtatgtatgtatgtataatgtatgtatgatgcatatatgatatatatattcgagttatataataatcagttatataaaaaataaatttaaaaattataattttttttgtaggaagataaaattacaaaagataTGGTTAAAGATGTTTGTACAGAAATAGatttaatagaagaaaaaaaagatgatgaatTTGATATGTTTGCAAAGAGTATAGCTTATCAGTTACGAAATATTAGTTTAagtaagtaaaattaaaacaagactaaatgatatctaataaaactaatcttacttactttttatagaaagtgctattgaattagaaaaaaaaatacaagatttGGTAACAGAAGAACGTCTAAGTAATATTAAACGTTCTCTTTCTAGTGACAACATAATTTGCTGTTGTAGTTGTAGTAATTGTGTAGAAATTCGTCAAAAGAATGGTTTTGAATTACAAGTAACCACTAGTAATCAAGTATTCAAaaccaaacaaaaataatgcTTATTTGTGAAAGAgtcatttgttataaataaatagaaaaatataaatttttgaaaatacttttaattagtttaaaatgtttttatcaaaaatggtTTTCTTAtgatttcttctacttcttgtTGATGCAATTTGGCTTCGCCAACAGCTGGTGCTGCCATAGCAGGGCGTCCACAGTATTTTAACTGAaagtgtaataaatattatttatgaattattatatgcaTTCACTCATAACTTACTTGTTGACCACATAGATTTTCAAAACGTGGTTTCACGAAATTCCATGCTCCCATATTTCGAGGTTCTTCTTGACTCCATATGAAAACtattaagaaatttaatataaaataattcaaaacaataaaataacagCAATAATTTATGGagtattgataataaaatagtttaatttaacaaattccaatatttattttacttacgtTTTGcatgattatatttttgtatttcttccAATAATTCTTGAGTAGGAAATGGACAAAGACATTCTAATCTAATAATTGCAACATTATTTTCTCCAATAGTCTTCTTATAATCTTCAAGAGCATAATAATGTTTTCCACTGGTTAagattactttatttattttagaaatatctttATCACTATTTcctgaaatatatatagtatatttagACACACACGCGCATACGGACGACAcgatgcacacacacacacacacacatacaggcGCGCGCgaattatcttattatattttagacatattttataatatattagtgTATATTTCAAACCTATAACGGGCTTGAAACTTGTACCAGGCTTCATATCTGTCAATGATGATGTAGCATTCGCAtgtcgtaataatattttaggtGATATCACAATTAATggttttcgaaaatttcttatcatctaaaaaaattagatatgtTTATGATTTTATCTGCATTTAATACGGATTAACTTATAATtgtttatacaaatatgtaatatgatgactaaattataatttatttattgccaTACCTGCCTTctcaataaatgaaaatactgTGCTGGTGTAGTGGGATTAACTACTTGTATATTAACATGTTCGCCATCAACTTTATCTTCTTTGCTATTTGTAAGTTGTAAGAAACGTTCAATTCTACATGAACTATGCTCTGATCCAGCACCATCATAACCATGAGGCAAAAGCATTGTCAACCCACTACTGACCATCCACTTTGCTTCACCACTTGTTATGAAggtatcgataataatttgcgctccattaaaaaaatctcCAAATTGTGCTTCCCAAATAGTTAAAGTTGTTGGAACTGTAATGCTTATACCATATTCATAACCCAGTACTGCTTCTTCTGATAGAATACTATTAGCTAATTCTAATTTTCCAGTTTGTTCATCTGCCATAGAGTTTAATGGAATATAAATGTCTAAaagataattagatatataattttattttctatgcagaatgtaatattatggaagaaattatgaaaaagatttaatattacttactTTCAGTATTCTGATCAACAAACATAGCATGCCTATGGGAAAATGTTCCTCTACCTATATCTTGTCCACTTATTCTAACATTATAACCTTGATAAAGTAAAGATCCTATAGCCAATGCTTCTGCAGTGGCCCAATCTAACTGTTCACCAGATATTAGTTTTTTCAGCCGGGCTTGAACATGATTTTTCAGTAATTGATGGTGAATATtctagaataaaaaaataaaattattttttaaaaataacttgtaataaacaatatataaatattttattgatatatatactcacaaaatttgtttctacATGGACACTTCTTTCCCCAATAAATCTTAGCAAATCTATATCAATACCTGTATCCCATTGAGTTATACTGTCTTCAGCTTGTTTCATTCCAGTCCATCTGCCTGAGAAGTATGTTACTTCTGGAACGTAATTTTCAACTTGTTTAAGGGCTTCAGACAACCATTTATTATGTTCTTTCAcaatattttctgttttagcCTTTGTCAAGATATTGGActtgattaatttttctacatATCGATCTGGTACAGATCTAAAGAGTTAAAAAACTCATTTTATTTCCATCAATTTGATGATAATGCTATAGTCAAATATTATACTTACGGAcgattttgtataattttatatatctttggaTTTGTTAAAGTTGGATCATCTAATTCGTTATGACCCCATCTTCTGAAgcaatttatatctataaaaatatcttttttaaatttcctttgatatttaaaagCTATTCTTGTAGCTCGTACAACCatctgtaaaaatattattctttttaaggTAATTGGTCTGTAAAAACATAACACATATAttcaaatgtattatatttacttctGGTTCATCTCCATTTACATGAATTACAGGAGCTGCAATCATTTTTGCCAAATCTGTGCAATATCTAGAGGATCTACCTCTAGAAGGTGGAGTTGTAAATCctaattgattattaattattaaatggaTTGTGCCTCCTATCTCAAAGTGTGGTACATTACTTAATGCTAGACATTCTTGATCAATTCCTTGTCCTATATAAGCAGCATCACCatgaatctttaaaaaatgtcaagaagcttattatattatattacttatattatattttataattattattttataatgtatgatactcaaaattatatatataataattacttgtAAATTTAATACTTTATCACTCCACCATGTAGtacaatcattattatatgcaCCATCCTTGACAATCTGCATGATTCCACGAGTTTTTCCCATAGAAACTGGATTAACAGCTTCTAGATGAGATGGATTACGGAGCATTGTAACATGTAAACTTTTATCATCAATTTTTAGATTTGTGGAAGACACTAAATGACTTGCAACATCACCCACAGTCTTTGCATCATCTGGAAATTCTGAAGATCCTTTAAgtttacgaaataatttttctggTGGAAAATCAAGCATTcctgttaaaaaatttaagcgTCCACGATGTGGCATACAGATAACGATATCAGTCAAGTCAGctgtaaaataataagaaatttttttggatttcttttattcaaataatacttttatctatatatacttactattTAAAGATAGTTTAAaaaattcgtgaaaaaaagCCATCATGCTTTCTGCCCCTTCTCCACTATATCTTTTCAAGCTTACAAATTTTGTAGCTAGAAAATTATCAAACGTTTGACTCTTTAACATCTCTGTTACAATAGCAATCCGTGTTTTATTATCCAATGATTCTATTAAGCACTCTTCTGTAGTGTTAGCAAACcattccctttcttcttcgctctgttagaataataataataataataatgataataataataaattataattaaatatgtataattattaaaatattaaaagttgAAATATATCTACCTCAAGATGATTAAATTCCACTCCAATATAAGAACAATAGATAGTATTCAAAAACTTTAGTGCTTCTGAAATAGTTccttccttttgttttatttttaaaattcctTGGAACGATACTTTGTCTGTTAGATTTAATCCAAATTGTTCTGGTTGCAATTCTGGAAGCATTAGTTGTTTGCTCAATGATATGGGATCTATGTTGGCTTGTTTGTGAGCAAATTGTCTATATGCCATAACAAGTCTATagaaattactatttttaGATCGTATCTCTAAGTCTTCTTTTGACactgaaaattaatatatttaataattataattgtggtatttaaataaaaatattgaagtaaacattaatttaaataccttcaaaatatttttgttgttcttttgGTCTGTATCCATAAACACCATTTTCACTGTGATACAATTGGATGACATCATTATGTTCATAACGAATacgttttatttgtaaaatattcctATTATACTGTGTAATTCTTACTTTTAAATACAATGTTAAACTGACATATGTTCTTAATGCCATTActgttaaaagaataaaagattgaaattGAGAAGTAGATCTGCTGCAAGTACGTTTCTTGTAATTGTCTGTTATTGGCTATCGTTCAATTAAAAATGACTATGcatatgataaattttatctgtTTACTTTAAAAATCCGTATCAAAATATTGTCTTAGAGCTAATCGTTACgtagattatttatttgagaGAAAATGTTATCAGTAAGGGAAATGACCCAAAAAAAGTTGgatatcataaaagaaaaaagaatatgttaCAAAagtttatcatattatttattatatttgattacattcgttacttattatataattcctatatctatataagtatttatttatcttttcaaattatattataagtaaCGTTGTAATATAGAACTATTTATAAGCAATATTTCtcagtattttattttaattaaaaaacgttCTATACAAATATTAGCATTAAAtcaacattaaaataaatataatattgtgatatttttatatacaataaaattcaGAAATATAGTTACCTATACTATTATTTAACCAAGAAAATCATAATTAGATACATCATCGAATTGTTGATTTTGTGTATTATTAGGTGCCATAGGACGTGTTGTCATTTGTCCTCTTGGACTAACCATTTGCTGTTGTATTCCAAGTATTTGTTGTCTGTATTGAGGTTGTTGCTACacgaaatgaatatatatacatatacatatatatttatactaccaaatcaaatagagaaagaattatCATGTTTAAATTGTATACCTGTTGTAATAAATGGCGTAAACCAAGACTATTAGTTGACACAGGACGCATCATTCTTTGAGCATTAGATGCTTGATTTGCCATAGCAGCAGGAGCAATACCACGCTGTGCCTGTTGAgcctaataataattaaatattaacaataattcaaatatctcttcaaatttaattaatgaatattattaatattattattagtaacaTACTTCAAGTTGCTGTTTATATTGCATTTCCTGTTGTTGCGCTACTTCTAAATTTTGCTGTATCTGTGACAGTAGTGATAAGTCAAATTACTTTCTTTACGATACAAagcaaaatatgtatatacatatcataatGTTTTTCTAGTGCTTACATTAACTTCTAGTTGTGATTTATATTGTGCTTCTTGTTGTTGTGCAGCCTCTAGTGTTTGACGTAACTGTtggatttttaataaattctggTGCCTTGCTATCTCCAAATCATCAAAAGGTGGTCTTTGTTGACCGATGATACCTCCTGTATTACCACTGACTTGCGATGCAGTAATTCCTCCACtctataaatgtttataacaatttattgattcgaaaattgaattattattttaatttatacaacaatatatctttattatacgATTCTCAGCTTACCTGTAAAGTTAATTGATTTTGTTGAGCTGTAGGAGTTTGTAAAGTCTGCTGAGGTGTATTCGCAGAAACAACATTTTGTGTAATCTGTCCTCCACCCATTGTCATAGTGTTTGTTTGAGACATTAAAATTCCTCCTTGTGATATTCCTGTGTTCGGTATGGTACCAGGTAAAGCATTTCCAGCAGCAGTACCAGCCTATTTAATCAagttaattgtaataatttataatattttataattttatatttgcaagttctatttttatttgctaTACTTACTTGACCTTGTCTCATTGGACCTTGTGAAGTTTTTTGTTGTTGAATCACTTTACGAAGACGATCTACAAAAGCTGTTTGATCATTAGGAATAAAACCCAAATACGTTCGTTTTTCTGCTGTGTAGAGAAGTATAAGCACTTTTATTTCACATGCTGAACTCGGAGGTACAGATGTAAAATGGACACAGCCTgcctgaaaataaaatatataggtgcagatatataaatcattttcataGCGACAAAatgaatagaataataaagaaataatttttacaaatccaGAAGTCATCATATTTGTTAATGATTCTAAAGCTTCGCATGGTGTTggatgaaaaagaacagatttggaattttttaaataagatcCGCCAATATTTCCTATTAATTGTTTTGGCATCAGTTGCATTATTAACTTTTGCGGCCATGTATCTGCTTTCCTAAAAGTCCCACCAAGAAAGAATTATTCCATATGGATATATGATTGTTCATAACTACGAACTAAAAAATCTTACAACTCTGGATCTCCATCTTTTGAATTGGCAGAAACTTGGCAGGGAACATGTCTTGTTTGCTTCTGTGCATCAGCAGgatttttagttttttcaaTCCATTCCACAACACCTTGCCAAATAGTATGTCGTTCTCTTGCAGTTGTAATCTGttgatttgaaatatttccacCACCTCCATTAGTCTGCAATGCAGATAGCAGAAGAGATACAGAAGAACAAAGtttttaatatagataaaaaaaagaacaacaataaaaagagggaaaaggaaccattaagaaaaaattattggaaaGATGCacttctataataaaattatttatcatgaaGTACCTGTGCTTGAGGATGAGTAGCTAGTGGAGTTACAGAACATACTGGAACTGGGGCTTGAGATGCAGTTACTGTCGGTGGAACTTGAGTAGGCACAGATGGACTTACACACGATGCTGTAAGTTGTGGCGTTGCTTGACTGTGTGCTGGCTGATTTGAAATTGACAAGGATgcttgttgttgctgctgttgctgttgttgcagTTGCATAGTCAATCGTaattgttgctgctgttgttggtttatctgttgttgttgttgctgagCATTTGCTGCCATGATATTACTGTTAACTACTGAAATGTGAatgtataacatatatataaacacaattatcttattacatatataataatattaatttataataacatattacCATCCATTCTTTGACCATATGGAGATACATTAAGTCCTAATGACGAAGGTGGTTGTGTTAATTGAGCAATTAAGGCGCTACTCTGTGCATTGGTGGGAGCACTAGCACTTGGTGGTATGAATGGTCTCATCCATCTTGAATGTGTAGCTCTTGCACCCACAGCTCCTGGATGATAATTTGGCGGAGCAGATATTTGAGGATTATAGGGTGGTCGTGTAGCACTCATAGGGGCAGCCATATTTTGTGTGACTGTCTGATGAaccgaagaaatattttgagGTGTTTGATTTCTGAATGTAGTAGCCTGTGATTGTGGTGTTGGTGCAATACTTTGTTGAACTTGGTTTGGATTTGGACTATCATTACTTTGTAATGGACTGAGAGGAATTTGTGCTGTATTTGGTACAGCAGTATGAACTGTCCCTCCAATTGATGGGCTTACAggtctttcttttaaattataattacgtaaAAGTACTAAATGTCGCGGATCTTTAGCATAATTCTTCGTTTGAGATGATTGCAGATCACCTCCTGCTTTTTCAAATAGTTTAAATAATGCTGGTATTTTCCGTGGAGACAGTACGGATAGATTGATGTTTctctaacaataaaaatactataaaGTATAATACACACGTAAGAACTgagcaaaaattattttaaatatgacaAACCTCCTGAAAAAGCGCAGCTACTTGTTCTACAGTATGACCAGCAAATTTATAAGATTCTTGAATTACTGTTTGATATGGAGGTGAATTGCAGATTAAAATACAATGTTTCTGTGTTGCACTACTTGGTTCTCgtcttaataataaatcttcaaAGCATTGCAGTGCGGTAGCAAGACCTTCTCCAATATTTGCATGTGACTCTCCTTTTCCACCAACCATTCTAGTTATAACAATTGGTTATAATGGTTATAACAACCAAtgattataacattttaaataaataaattatgattatatatatgtcagaaatattatattgaaataataaatataaaattttacatactCAAGTTTATCTAAAACAAGTAGTAATTTATGAGGATTTACATAAGGCCCAAGAGTTTCTGTACAAGATGCTGGCAAACAATCAGCAGCATGATATAATACTATCCCATAAAGTGTAGTACTATTctgttacataaaaaaaaaaaaaatattttgggTACAAATGtcaaataaatcataatataaatattagtttatgAATTTAAATACCTCTGCAACATATTCTCTATCTTCTATGCCACCTTGactaaaatatctataaatataaataaaattagtttaattaattacataaatataattgttattacttcattttatacatatatttcaactatataattacaaaaatataacgtACTCTAACGTGggtattaaataatttgttttgaGATCATTCAGATATGCTCCATTTACAGCTGTTTCttcaataacaaatataacatCAGCTTGTATACCATGTTCAGTAGGTCCAGCAAccatctttttaaattaaataaactattGCTTCAAAAGTAGATGCAAAAAAGTGTAGAAATGTATATGTGAATACTTTAACAAtactgtaaaatataatataaaaattagatttgaccaaatttgtataatatcttaaatctcaatataataataattaaattttatattaatattatgatttactataaatatattatacctatttattttttattttttcatctttattgcattgtatataacaaaataaatataatctttaagTGCAAATATATCCGTAAAacaatatgataaaaattatctaaccTTCATTCTAAGTTTGcatttccattaaaaatttcgCGATATTCTTCTATTGCAGCGCCTCGTAGTGAccatattatgaaataaaatttatttgatattcaaTGGTTTTACCACACAAGTAAAATATATCACTGACTAAATAGACAATTGTTCCTAGACTGGATACatacttaaataaaattttgaatagcttttaataataattttactacattttgataaattacttgtttttgtattttctgatattttataaaaaaaaacaaaatttcttttagatgaaaataatattttattatatagttttattatatattttattatatagtttaatatatattttataatcatggTTATCAagcgaaaatattaataaatataaatataatatgtatccatatataatacaatccAACCATATTTGCAGAACTATATTctaacatttaaaataataaagaactaTTAACTTTTCCATTTAACTGAAGGAATACGCAAAGCACTTGTagcataaaaatattcttctgaTTGTGGTTGAagtttgcttttatattctaACAATGCTGTTTGATCTCCTTGCATTACAAAAATCTGAAACCATATTTGTTcataagtataaatattttgtaaaatatattattatagtacaTACATCTATAGCAATTCTGTAACAATTGAAAGATTTTGCTAGTTCTAATCGTTTGTCAATATTGtctacatattttaaatattgttcAAGAACATCAAGCGGTGCCTGTGCTTTGTGCAGTAATTTGACAATATCCTCCACAGGCAGAGatgtttgtaattttttatttccaagcCAACCCTGTATTagcaaaacaaaattaatccATAACATTATGTAAATGTTACGTAAATAGTAAATACGAAGTCATTCAtgtgttaaaatattattacttttgtcAAAAGTAGACGATCAATAGTTTCCCATTCACCAAGCGATGCTTTAACCTCGATTACTATTTTTTGGTATTGCTTAGGTGATATATCATGTTGTTGAGAAAACATAACAGCTGATTGTGAAGAatgtttatcatttttacatatgtaaCGTAAAAAATCAAGAACTGACCAATTTGCCTCTATTTTTTCACTATTTTCTGTGTTTCTTAATGCTACATGCCATtctataaatgtaaattaatatataacatttaatattaattaccataaatagttatatatatatttctttacataCTTACCTAATAACTGAAtataagaatgaagaaattgtgTTTCTTTACaatcaattaaatttaagAATTGTGTCTTATAGCAGTTACGAAGTTTTTGCAGTAATTTATCACAATCTTGAGTATTCTTTAGAATAATATGCAGATTTATCATCTGCAATGCAAgacttttatattatgtaaaaattataatattttatatagattaatatttttaatagattatatgtttaatattttaaatagattataCTTACTGCAGAATTTACTAATTGACCTAGCATTCTAAAatcaatatcaaaattattatcgagatATCAGAAAGTAATTAATGCTTCATCAGTATACTTACGATAAAATATCTGTAATTTCATTTGTTTGTAATATAGTagataaataatgtatatacacattcaCGACTTCTGGTCTTTCAGCTAGTAGACGATAAACTAAAGATTTCTTTAAagtttttataagaaatagaactatctagaaaatataaatacattaaatgtttataattgatataaatgttgataaatgattttaaaaaattatatatatatgtatatataattactattaatatgGCATTTCCATTTCCACTTTTTACAGCTGAATCTAATAATGCTGTTTTGCTAGCTAATGATTTATATGGTTCCAACGAATAGGACTGTCCcattaatatctttcttaaAGTAATATCTGGTTGTATTTGAATGTCATCATTAGATTGTTGatctatattttgtattttatctaCAGCtaaaactaaaatataaatataatatttggatttcatatatttatcgatataatataattcatatatattatagtttattttctgttaaagatattataatttttaacatacTGCAATGAAGTGTTTTTTCAGAAATGACAGAAAGTAGAGGTTTCAAATTCTGTAAATcattattagattttatatagtttttagatgttgatagaaaagaaacatcaGTACCCAAAATCtctgatttaatatttaaagctTCGAACGGTTGATCTACCTGTTAAATTAatgcaacaacaacaacaacaacaacaacaatgataatatagaaatattacaaaaatagatccgtgaaaatatgtaatatattttttaacctCGTTACCCTCGAAgcagaaaaaatttttttcaatatcgtcCCAATAATTTTCCTCGTCTTTTGTAATGCTCATATTGACacgaaattaattcaattgtCTCTATATAATTACAATCACGAAATCCTTTTATACAAGTATTATCAACAATAAAGAGCATTGTAAAGAATATGTCgttcgtaattaattattaacatccTGTTCGAACAAAttatgtacgtaagtaaaaGTTAATGTGTCAATATTTATTGTTGAAAAGTTGACTATTTTGGTCATGAatcatatatatcattcaGACGAAGTACTCCGTTTTTCTAAATTCAAAAGTTGTTTGATCATTTTCATGTCATGTTCTATATTACCAACAATTTTGACTTAACATTAACGATACAAGAAACTTAActgaaatgtttttatttaatgtaatactattaattaattaattaattaattaaagaagttaatataa
This DNA window, taken from Vespula vulgaris chromosome 19, iyVesVulg1.1, whole genome shotgun sequence, encodes the following:
- the LOC127070910 gene encoding spermatogenesis-defective protein 39 homolog, whose protein sequence is MSITKDEENYWDDIEKNFFCFEGNEVDQPFEALNIKSEILGTDVSFLSTSKNYIKSNNDLQNLKPLLSVISEKTLHCILAVDKIQNIDQQSNDDIQIQPDITLRKILMGQSYSLEPYKSLASKTALLDSAVKSGNGNAILIIVLFLIKTLKKSLVYRLLAERPEVVNVYIHYLSTILQTNEITDILSMLGQLVNSAMINLHIILKNTQDCDKLLQKLRNCYKTQFLNLIDCKETQFLHSYIQLLEWHVALRNTENSEKIEANWSVLDFLRYICKNDKHSSQSAVMFSQQHDISPKQYQKIVIEVKASLGEWETIDRLLLTKGWLGNKKLQTSLPVEDIVKLLHKAQAPLDVLEQYLKYVDNIDKRLELAKSFNCYRIAIDIFVMQGDQTALLEYKSKLQPQSEEYFYATSALRIPSVKWKS